In Cryptomeria japonica chromosome 10, Sugi_1.0, whole genome shotgun sequence, a genomic segment contains:
- the LOC131079196 gene encoding putative pentatricopeptide repeat-containing protein At1g68930 produces the protein MLEATLQVPLTTHNPPEDYSTHLQSWQTCILKNTLSQGKKVHSFIPHRRFAFTTRTTFYNKLIHMYVKCGSLVDARKVFDHIKERDIVSWNTIIAAYKTHGFPDESVALFHHMQQTGLQPDQFTFASVLPACAKIGALEEGMSIHKNIKDRGILADVVVATALIDMYAKCGSIDKARELFDKMPEKNVVSWNAMIAGYATCGTIDRAVELFNRMPQRNVFSWNAMIAGYAQNGFVDKALETFKQMQLAGVSPDLTTFASILPACAKAGALEQGMGIHKSMDDRGIMPDVVVATALVDMYAKCGSIDKARELFDKMPHKNVVSWNAMAAGYAKCGNIEKARELFDRMPQRNVFSWTAMIAGYAQNGFVEKALQTFKQMKLAGVKPNSTTFASILPACGKVGALEQGMDIHQSMIEGGVLSDIIVGNALVDMYAKCGSMNKAQELFDRMPQRDVVSWTVMIGGYAQNGFVEKALETFKQMKLAGVKPNSTTFASILPACGIMGALEQGMDIHQSIKDRGLLSDIVVATVLVDMYAKCGNIDKARELFDVMPQRDVISWIAMIAGYAQNGFVEKALEIFNQMQVAGVKPNSTTFACVLCACSHAGLVEQGCTYFNHMSNSYCITPTIDHYVCMVDLVARAGYLEDTLKFIIKMPVKPMVVVWMSFLGACRSHMNIGLGVFIAMLLFDLDPKKAATYVLLSNIYAEAGRWDEVQMVRRLMKDRGIKKIPGCSWIEDQQMVHTFCAGDRSHPQTHEIYAKLEKLAWEMKAAGYFSDSKHLLNDVEEEEKELFLCHHSEKLAIAFGLLNTPSGTTIRVVKNLRVCADCHTATKFISKIAGREIVLRDANRFHHFKQGECSCGDYW, from the coding sequence ATGTTAGAGGCGACGCTGCAGGTTCCGCTTACTACACACAACCCCCCTGAAGACTACTCTACACATCTCCAATCATGGCAAACCTGTATTCTCAAGAACACGCTTTCACAAGGAAAAAAAGTTCACTCTTTCATCCCTCACAGGCGATTTGCATTTACTACACGCACAACTTTTTACAATAAGCTTATTCACATGTATGTCAAGTGCGGGAGTTTAGTGGATGCCCGTAAAGTGTTTGATCACATAAAAGAACGAGACATCGTCTCCTGGAATACAATTATTGCAGCATATAAAACACATGGGTTTCCTGACGAGTCAGTCGCATTGTTTCACCATATGCAACAAACAGGTCTCCAACCAGATCAATTCACATTTGCCAGCGtactccctgcctgtgccaaaattggTGCTTTGGAAGAGGGTATGAGTATCCATAAaaacataaaggatagaggaattttggcggatgttgtagttgcaactgccctgatagacatgtatgccaaatgtggaagcatagacaaagcacgtgaactgtttgacaaaatgcctgaaaagaatgtggtttcatggaatgccatgattgcaggatatgcaacaTGTGGAACGATAGACAGGGCAGTTGAATTGTTTAACaggatgcctcaaagaaatgtgttctcgtggaatgccatgattgcaggatatgcacaaaatggatttgttgacaaagctttagaaactttcaagcaaatgcaattggcaggtgtaagtCCAGATTTGACAacgtttgctagcatcctccctgcctgtgccaaagcgggagctttggaacagggtatgggaaTCCATAAAAGCATGGATGATAGAGGAATTAtgccagatgttgtagttgcaactgcactggttgacatgtatgcaaaatgtggaagcatagacaaggcacgcgaactgtttgacaaaatgcctcataaaaatgtggtctcatggaatgctatGGCTGCGggatatgcaaaatgtggaaacatagagaaggcacgtgaactgtttgacagaatgcctcaaagaaatgtgttttcatggactgcaatgattgcaggctatgcacaaaatggatttgttgaaaaggctttacaaactttcaagcaaatgaaattggcaggtgtaaagccaaattccacaacctttgccagcattctcCCTGCCTGTGGCAaagtgggagctttggaacagggtatggacatccatcaaagcatgatAGAAGGGGGGGTtctgtcagatattatagttggaaatgctctggtagacatgtatgcaaaatgtggaagcatgaaCAAGGCACaggaattgtttgatagaatgcctcaaagagacgtGGTCTCGTGGACTGTGATGATTGGAggttatgcacaaaatggatttgttgaaaaggctttagaaactttcaagcaaatgaaattggcaggtgtaaagccaaattccacaacctttgctagtatcctccctgcctgtggCATAATGGgggctttggaacagggtatggacatccatcaaagcataaaggatagaggactTTTGTCGGACATTGTAGTTGCAACtgtcctggtagacatgtatgcaaaatgtggaaacatagacaaggcacgtgagcTGTTTGACgtaatgcctcaaagagatgtcatctcatggattGCAATGATTGCAggttatgcacaaaatggatttgttgagaaggctttagaaatttTCAATCAAATGCAAGTGGCAGGTgttaagccaaattccacaacctttgcctgTGTTCTATGTGCTTGCAGCCATGCAGGTTTAGTGGAACAGGGCTGTACATACTTCAATCACATGAGTAACTCTTATTGCATTACACCTACAATTGATCATTATGTGTGCATGGTTGACCTTGTTGCCCGTGCTGGCTACCTTGAAGACACTTTAAAATTTATCATTAAGATGCCAGTTAAACCTATGGTGGTTGTGTGGATGAGTTTTCTTGGTGCCTGTAGATCACATATGAATATAGGCTTAGGAGTATTCATAGCGATGCTGCTATTTGATCTGGATCCAAAAAAGGCTGCAACTTACGTTCTTCTCTCAAACATCTATGCAGAAGCAGGCAGGTGGGATGAGGTTCAAAtggtaaggagattgatgaaagatagaggaattaaaaagatccctggatgtagttggattgaagaCCAACAAATGGTACATACTTTTTGTGCAGGAGACAGATCACATCCGCAGACACATGAGATCTATGCAAAGTTGGAGAAGTTGGCTTGGGAGATGAAGGCAGCAGGGTATTTTTCAGATTCAAAACATTTACTTAATGAtgtagaagaggaggaaaaagaattgTTTCTCTGTCACCATAGTGAGAAGTTGGCAATTGCATTTGGTTTGTTAAACACACCCTCTGGAACAACTATTAGAGTTGTTAAGAACCTTCGGGTATGTGCTGATTGTCACACTGCAACAAAATTTATCTCCAAGATTGCTGGAAGAGAAATTGTTTTGAGAGATGCAAACCGTTTTCACCATTTTAAACAAGGAGAATGTTCTTGTGGAGATTATTGGTAA